One window of Phoenix dactylifera cultivar Barhee BC4 chromosome 5, palm_55x_up_171113_PBpolish2nd_filt_p, whole genome shotgun sequence genomic DNA carries:
- the LOC103722054 gene encoding uncharacterized membrane protein At1g16860-like isoform X2 translates to MHRNETRAGGGGGMNDLSGTAVGRRFRAPVPAAVPCVIVPLLLAGLAVSLLILVVVHNALLLAAVLFLSAAASSFLLWNAASFRNHGALLVFLDRLPASDLVTARDGQLIKITGRFATDFYITDMKSGTRALVKAGYNSKVIPLIDENMLVNTTSKHGELSSILKKWLERRRLSSGACLLCLKEGYIKEGNSLTVMGMLSRKNGVLMIVPPPEPFSTGCLLQKFLLAVDVDGLVLKSSGKNSSMTNLSLS, encoded by the exons ATGCACCGAAACGAGACCCGGgcgggcggaggaggagggatgAACGACCTCTCCGGCACCGCCGTCGGCCGCCGGTTCCGCGCCCCGGTCCCCGCCGCCGTACCCTGTGTCATTGTCCCTCTTCTCCTCGCCGGCCTCGCCGTCTCCCTCCTCATCCTCGTCGTCGTCCACAACGCCCTCCTCCTCGCCGCCGTACTTTTCctctccgccgccgcctcctccttcctcctctggAATGCCGCCAGCTTccggaaccacggcgccctcctCGTCTTCCTCGACCGCCTCCCCGCCTCCGACCTCGTCACCGCCAGGGACGGCCAGCTCATCAAGATCACCGGG AGGTTTGCCACAGACTTTTACATAACAGATATGAAGTCTGGTACCAGAGCTTTGGTGAAAGCTGGTTATAATTCAAAAGTGATTCCCCTGATTGATGAAAACATGCTTGTCAACACCACAAGTAAACATGGAGAACTATCGTCAATCttgaagaaatggctagaaagAAGACGCCTGTCTTCTGGAGCTTGTTTGTTATGTCTCAAGGAAGG GTACATCAAGGAGggaaactctttgactgtgatGGGAATGTTGAGTAGAAAGAATGGTGTCCTCATGATAGTTCCACCACCTGAACCTTTCTCTACAGGTTGCCTTTTGCAAAAATTTCTTCTTGCTGTTGATGTTGATGGCCTAGTTTTAAAGTCATCTGGCAAGAATAGTTCCATGACTAACCTAAGCCTTTCATGA
- the LOC103722054 gene encoding uncharacterized membrane protein At1g16860-like isoform X1 — translation MHRNETRAGGGGGMNDLSGTAVGRRFRAPVPAAVPCVIVPLLLAGLAVSLLILVVVHNALLLAAVLFLSAAASSFLLWNAASFRNHGALLVFLDRLPASDLVTARDGQLIKITGFASCGDLSLESSYEKVGRCAYTSTLLYEYCGFGSKPANANSKFFQWNLAYVERFATDFYITDMKSGTRALVKAGYNSKVIPLIDENMLVNTTSKHGELSSILKKWLERRRLSSGACLLCLKEGYIKEGNSLTVMGMLSRKNGVLMIVPPPEPFSTGCLLQKFLLAVDVDGLVLKSSGKNSSMTNLSLS, via the exons ATGCACCGAAACGAGACCCGGgcgggcggaggaggagggatgAACGACCTCTCCGGCACCGCCGTCGGCCGCCGGTTCCGCGCCCCGGTCCCCGCCGCCGTACCCTGTGTCATTGTCCCTCTTCTCCTCGCCGGCCTCGCCGTCTCCCTCCTCATCCTCGTCGTCGTCCACAACGCCCTCCTCCTCGCCGCCGTACTTTTCctctccgccgccgcctcctccttcctcctctggAATGCCGCCAGCTTccggaaccacggcgccctcctCGTCTTCCTCGACCGCCTCCCCGCCTCCGACCTCGTCACCGCCAGGGACGGCCAGCTCATCAAGATCACCGGG TTTGCTTCGTGTGGGGATCTTTCTCTTGAATCTTCATATGAGAAGGTTGGAAGATGTGCATATACATCAACACTTCTGTATGAATATTGTGGATTTGGATCAAAGCCAGCAAATGCTAACAGTAAATTCTTCCAGTGGAATTTAGCATATGTGGAG AGGTTTGCCACAGACTTTTACATAACAGATATGAAGTCTGGTACCAGAGCTTTGGTGAAAGCTGGTTATAATTCAAAAGTGATTCCCCTGATTGATGAAAACATGCTTGTCAACACCACAAGTAAACATGGAGAACTATCGTCAATCttgaagaaatggctagaaagAAGACGCCTGTCTTCTGGAGCTTGTTTGTTATGTCTCAAGGAAGG GTACATCAAGGAGggaaactctttgactgtgatGGGAATGTTGAGTAGAAAGAATGGTGTCCTCATGATAGTTCCACCACCTGAACCTTTCTCTACAGGTTGCCTTTTGCAAAAATTTCTTCTTGCTGTTGATGTTGATGGCCTAGTTTTAAAGTCATCTGGCAAGAATAGTTCCATGACTAACCTAAGCCTTTCATGA